A genomic region of Deltaproteobacteria bacterium contains the following coding sequences:
- a CDS encoding ArsA-related P-loop ATPase: MIEHIDRDKRIVLITGKGGVGKTTVAASIVRALAAGRRVLGCEIGDPEGGPTALGRLFGKSVLTPTPEPVAENLSLCHLWAPLGHELFLRSILPSKRLIRATLRSKALRRFLIAAPSFHEMGIYYHLLTLLEARRPDGKPVHDTIVIDMPATGHALALTGLVDMLLRIIPKGPVNKALRRGEEIIRDPWLSTTLVVALPERLPVSESIELVHGLRATRTPVGGVVLNRMPEDPLTPEERAAITPILQNGLARPMLGTRRLLQIEESQAATSRLAEETNLPSTELPELKGTASEILEGLTTLWLARGVIA; this comes from the coding sequence GTGATCGAGCACATCGACCGGGACAAGCGCATCGTCCTGATCACGGGCAAGGGCGGCGTCGGCAAGACGACGGTGGCGGCCTCCATCGTGCGCGCGCTGGCGGCCGGTCGCCGGGTGCTGGGCTGCGAGATCGGCGATCCCGAGGGCGGCCCCACCGCCCTCGGCCGCCTCTTCGGCAAGAGCGTGCTGACCCCGACGCCCGAGCCGGTCGCCGAGAACCTCTCCCTCTGCCACCTCTGGGCGCCCCTGGGGCACGAGCTCTTCCTGCGCTCGATCCTCCCCTCGAAGCGCCTGATCCGGGCGACCCTGCGCTCCAAGGCGCTGCGGCGCTTCCTCATCGCGGCCCCCTCCTTCCACGAGATGGGCATCTACTACCACCTGCTGACCCTCCTCGAAGCCCGCCGGCCCGACGGCAAGCCGGTCCACGACACCATCGTGATCGACATGCCGGCCACCGGCCACGCCCTCGCGCTGACCGGGCTGGTGGACATGCTGCTGCGGATCATCCCCAAGGGGCCGGTGAACAAGGCCCTGCGGCGGGGCGAGGAGATCATCCGCGATCCCTGGCTCTCCACCACCCTGGTGGTGGCGCTGCCCGAGCGGCTGCCCGTCAGCGAGTCCATCGAGCTGGTCCACGGCCTGCGCGCCACCCGCACCCCGGTGGGCGGCGTGGTGCTCAACCGGATGCCGGAGGACCCCCTCACGCCCGAGGAGCGGGCGGCGATCACCCCGATCCTCCAGAACGGCCTGGCCCGCCCGATGCTGGGCACCCGCCGCCTCCTCCAGATCGAGGAGAGCCAGGCGGCGACGAGCCGGCTGGCAGAGGAGACCAACCTGCCCAGCACCGAGCTCCCGGAGCTCAAGGGCACCGCCTCCGAGATCCTCGAGGGGCTCACCACGCTCTGGCTGGCCCGCGGGGTGATCGCGTGA
- a CDS encoding YaeQ family protein, producing the protein MALTSTLLRLTLELSDVDRGAYETLELRIAQHPSEEPERVVLRLLARALLHEEGLAFGRGLSTTDEPALWLHDPTGEVTLWVEVGKPSAERLHRASKHAPRVAVLTDRDRALLRDTWGGVAIHRAEALELLLVAPDFVQQVAGRLVRSNTWTLTVVEGVLTLIDGDEVLTGALERTTLARLLA; encoded by the coding sequence ATGGCCCTCACCTCGACCCTGCTCCGCCTCACCCTCGAGCTCTCCGACGTCGACCGGGGGGCCTACGAGACCCTCGAGCTGCGGATCGCCCAGCACCCCAGCGAGGAGCCCGAGCGCGTCGTGCTGCGCCTCCTGGCCCGGGCGCTGCTCCACGAGGAGGGGCTCGCCTTCGGGCGCGGCCTCTCCACCACCGACGAGCCCGCCCTCTGGCTCCACGACCCCACCGGCGAGGTGACGCTCTGGGTCGAGGTCGGCAAGCCCTCGGCCGAGCGCCTGCACCGGGCCAGCAAGCACGCCCCGCGGGTGGCGGTGCTGACCGATCGCGACCGCGCGCTCCTGCGTGACACCTGGGGCGGAGTGGCGATCCACCGCGCCGAGGCCCTCGAGCTCCTCCTCGTCGCCCCGGACTTCGTCCAGCAGGTGGCCGGGCGGCTCGTCCGCTCCAACACCTGGACCTTGACCGTGGTGGAGGGCGTCCTCACCCTGATCGACGGCGACGAGGTGCTCACCGGCGCCCTCGAGCGCACGACCCTCGCCCGCCTGCTCGCCTAG
- a CDS encoding response regulator has protein sequence MARILLIDDSEIAREMVLGDLEDLGHEVVGAESGARGLEIFFDMLHDRPPGFDVLITDINMPELSGTDVLANVLKRAPECPVIMLSSNTEMQMVRQALREGAFDYVIKDEGIEPLQEAIERALAERQKNRVEPEPSEDPVARLREWAELGADGEFIATAAEWEVHVHLQEGRVAWATSSASKYAFTRHLSEHFGIEKEAIVEVVDECRKTRKNVGETLVEWGIATEEQVRESLRAQIADALAVLPGSSGVQSIFLSRGSDYAQPLTFTLDELLP, from the coding sequence TTGGCTCGCATCCTGCTCATCGACGACTCCGAGATCGCCCGGGAGATGGTCCTCGGCGACCTCGAGGATCTCGGCCACGAGGTCGTGGGCGCCGAGAGCGGGGCCCGGGGCCTGGAGATCTTCTTCGATATGCTCCACGACCGGCCGCCGGGCTTCGACGTGCTGATCACGGACATCAACATGCCCGAGCTCTCGGGCACCGACGTGCTGGCCAACGTGCTCAAGCGGGCCCCCGAGTGCCCGGTGATCATGCTCTCCTCCAACACCGAGATGCAGATGGTCCGCCAGGCGCTCCGGGAGGGGGCCTTCGACTACGTCATCAAGGACGAGGGCATCGAGCCCCTCCAGGAGGCCATCGAGCGGGCGCTGGCCGAGCGCCAGAAGAACCGGGTCGAGCCCGAGCCCTCCGAGGATCCCGTGGCCCGCCTGCGGGAGTGGGCCGAGCTGGGCGCCGACGGGGAGTTCATCGCGACCGCGGCCGAGTGGGAGGTCCACGTCCACCTCCAGGAGGGGCGGGTCGCCTGGGCGACCAGCTCCGCCTCCAAGTACGCCTTCACCCGCCACCTGAGCGAGCACTTCGGGATCGAGAAGGAGGCCATCGTCGAGGTGGTCGACGAGTGCCGGAAGACCCGCAAGAACGTCGGGGAGACCCTCGTCGAGTGGGGCATCGCCACGGAGGAGCAGGTCCGGGAGTCCCTCCGGGCCCAGATCGCCGACGCCCTGGCGGTGCTCCCCGGGAGCAGCGGGGTCCAGTCGATCTTCCTCTCCCGGGGCTCGGACTACGCCCAGCCCCTGACCTTCACCCTGGACGAGCTCCTGCCCTAG
- a CDS encoding DUF5690 family protein, which translates to MEARGASGGGEPAGGLPAWLARRSTPAFSAYAIFAAFTAYFCMYAFRKPFSVATFEGETFGPLSLKIALVISQVVGYALSKFISIKLVSEIPARRRALALIVLIGLAEGALLLFALLPPGGKIVAIFLNGLPLGAVWGLVFGFLEGRRTSEILGAGLSTSYIVSSGAVKTVGKWLLQAGVSESVMPALTGLLFAPLFLGAVWLLKQLPPPDAADIAARTRRQPMRGPERWAFFRAHWFGLTALTALYLLLTAYRDFRDNFAAELWTALGWGEAPLIFTASELPVALAVMTGLALIYRIRDNARAFFTVHGMMAAGTILLGLSTLAFDLGLIGGAAWMIVLGVGLYLAYVPYGCVLFDRLIAATGAAGTAVFMIYVTDAFGYVGSIGILLLKNLTAAELSWISFFRFFSHATALVCTLAFAASALYFRRQGLAGAPPGR; encoded by the coding sequence ATGGAAGCAAGGGGAGCGAGTGGGGGCGGGGAGCCCGCCGGGGGCCTCCCGGCCTGGCTGGCGCGGCGCTCGACGCCCGCGTTCTCGGCCTACGCGATCTTCGCGGCCTTCACCGCGTACTTCTGCATGTACGCCTTCCGGAAGCCCTTCTCGGTGGCCACCTTCGAGGGGGAGACCTTCGGCCCCCTCTCCCTGAAGATCGCCCTGGTCATCTCCCAGGTCGTCGGCTACGCCCTCTCCAAGTTCATCTCGATCAAGCTGGTCTCCGAGATCCCGGCCCGCCGCCGGGCCCTGGCCCTGATCGTCCTGATCGGCCTGGCCGAGGGCGCCCTCCTCCTCTTCGCCCTCCTGCCCCCGGGGGGAAAGATCGTCGCGATCTTCCTCAACGGCCTCCCGCTGGGCGCCGTCTGGGGTCTGGTCTTCGGCTTCCTCGAGGGGCGCCGCACCTCGGAGATCCTCGGCGCCGGGCTCTCGACCTCCTACATCGTCTCGAGCGGAGCGGTGAAGACGGTGGGGAAGTGGCTCCTCCAGGCCGGGGTCTCCGAGTCGGTGATGCCCGCGCTCACCGGCCTGCTCTTCGCGCCCCTCTTCCTGGGCGCGGTCTGGCTCCTGAAGCAGCTCCCCCCACCCGACGCGGCGGACATCGCCGCCCGGACGCGCCGGCAGCCGATGCGGGGGCCGGAGCGCTGGGCCTTCTTCCGGGCCCACTGGTTCGGCCTCACGGCGCTGACCGCCCTCTACCTCCTGCTGACCGCCTACCGGGACTTCCGGGACAACTTCGCCGCCGAGCTCTGGACGGCCCTGGGCTGGGGGGAGGCGCCCCTGATCTTCACGGCCAGCGAGCTCCCGGTGGCCCTGGCGGTGATGACCGGCCTGGCGCTGATCTACCGGATCCGGGACAACGCCCGGGCCTTCTTCACCGTCCACGGGATGATGGCCGCCGGGACGATCCTCCTGGGGCTCTCCACCCTGGCCTTCGATCTGGGCCTGATCGGGGGGGCGGCCTGGATGATCGTCCTGGGGGTGGGGCTCTACCTCGCCTACGTCCCCTACGGCTGCGTCCTCTTCGACCGCCTGATCGCGGCCACCGGCGCCGCCGGCACCGCCGTCTTCATGATCTACGTGACCGACGCCTTCGGCTACGTCGGCTCGATCGGGATCCTCCTGCTGAAGAACCTCACCGCCGCCGAGCTCTCCTGGATCTCCTTCTTCCGCTTCTTCTCCCACGCCACCGCCCTCGTCTGCACCCTGGCCTTCGCCGCCAGCGCCCTCTATTTCCGTCGCCAGGGCCTGGCGGGAGCCCCCCCCGGACGCTAG
- a CDS encoding ATP-binding protein — translation MLIVPVVVGLVFGLVLRRVVRFREEERALREALDTIHRELESRFEARTRQLQQKEAELFQAQKMEAIGQLAGGVAHDFNNILTSILGGASLLEEQLPEDQADARAILVDIQDASERAARLTKQLLTLSRKQILDPSVLLLGDVAEAMLPMLRRILPEDISIHLDLVDECAPIWADRSQVEQVILNLCVNARDALPSGGEIRLTVGLALREDWPEALEPIDEGYCLLTVSDDGLGMSEETRSRIFEPFFTTKTDRKGSGLGLSLVQGIVERAGGLVTVTSQAGEGCTFRVFLPRTTREAEAAAPPRPPAAPRTDTLTVLLIEDNAAVRGLVHRVLEVRGFRLLEATDGEEGIALARGHEGKIDLVLSDVIMPGVHGPEAAEEILALHPEARVLFMTGYPGEEIEGRMGRPLAPSTLAKPFSVQELLAAIEATLEGKG, via the coding sequence ATGCTGATCGTCCCGGTGGTGGTCGGGCTCGTCTTCGGGCTGGTCCTGCGCCGGGTGGTCCGCTTCCGGGAGGAGGAGCGAGCCCTGCGCGAGGCCCTCGACACGATACACCGGGAGCTCGAGAGCCGCTTCGAGGCGCGCACCCGGCAGCTGCAGCAGAAGGAGGCCGAGCTGTTCCAGGCCCAGAAGATGGAGGCCATCGGGCAGCTGGCCGGAGGGGTCGCCCACGACTTCAACAACATCCTCACCAGCATCCTCGGCGGCGCGAGCCTGCTCGAGGAGCAGCTCCCCGAGGACCAGGCCGACGCCCGGGCCATCCTCGTGGACATCCAGGACGCCAGTGAGCGGGCCGCCCGCCTGACGAAGCAGCTCCTCACCCTGAGCCGCAAGCAGATCCTCGACCCCTCGGTCCTCCTCCTCGGAGACGTGGCCGAGGCCATGCTGCCGATGCTCCGGCGGATCCTCCCGGAGGACATCTCCATCCACCTCGACCTCGTGGACGAGTGCGCGCCGATCTGGGCGGACCGCTCCCAGGTGGAGCAGGTGATCCTCAACCTCTGCGTGAACGCCCGGGACGCCCTCCCCTCCGGCGGAGAGATCCGGCTCACGGTCGGCCTCGCCCTCCGGGAGGACTGGCCCGAGGCCCTCGAGCCGATCGACGAGGGCTACTGCCTCCTCACCGTCTCCGACGACGGCCTGGGGATGAGCGAGGAGACCCGGAGCCGGATCTTCGAGCCCTTCTTCACCACCAAGACCGACCGCAAGGGCTCGGGCCTGGGCCTCTCCCTGGTCCAGGGGATCGTCGAGAGGGCCGGAGGCCTGGTCACCGTCACGAGCCAGGCCGGGGAGGGCTGCACCTTCCGGGTCTTCCTGCCACGCACCACACGGGAGGCGGAGGCGGCCGCCCCGCCCCGCCCCCCTGCCGCGCCCCGCACGGACACCCTCACCGTCCTGCTGATCGAGGACAACGCGGCGGTGCGCGGGCTGGTCCACCGGGTCCTCGAGGTGAGGGGCTTCCGGCTGCTCGAGGCCACCGACGGCGAGGAGGGCATCGCCCTGGCCCGGGGGCACGAGGGGAAGATCGACCTCGTCCTGAGCGACGTGATCATGCCCGGCGTCCACGGGCCGGAGGCCGCGGAGGAGATCCTCGCCCTCCACCCCGAGGCCCGGGTCCTCTTCATGACCGGCTACCCGGGGGAGGAGATCGAGGGGCGGATGGGGCGGCCCCTCGCGCCCTCCACCCTGGCCAAGCCCTTCAGCGTCCAGGAGCTCCTGGCCGCCATCGAGGCGACCCTGGAAGGCAAGGGCTAG
- a CDS encoding lipase family protein, with amino-acid sequence MLTSIPHRAARHLLPLLLAPLLAGCPGKADEPDPRIAAQWAAPARCGQPAYAWREDLPLGEVLEHHPGDPMGLFEELTAEALQKLMADSGRDLGVAPVHDVASFRLRYRTQDRGESTDATAILALPLLSRGERATYPLMVYFHGTSGLNDACAPSAGLGDYLASMALASTGFVVVAPDYLGLRSLGEPSPELHAYVTGEPTAITSLDSVRAARALLPRLGLGVEASEQVAFFGGSQGGHAALFAARFAPYYAPDAAPAVVVASVAPADVVGEVVRSTEERLSATSNTAAVLAAWADWYGLDLAGVLLPPHDRDVPDWLLANCGIGGLPGGAPPAEIFTPAFLEAASAGFAGEDAWSCAVRENSLPHLSLEALEAFPTLFVQSESDELVHVPAERAAFDALCEQGMTLEYLECAGATHTQGALDSVPLQLEFVRARLAGEPWPAERICQRSPAVDCG; translated from the coding sequence ATGCTCACCTCGATCCCGCACCGCGCCGCCCGCCACCTCTTGCCCCTCCTCCTCGCTCCCCTCCTCGCGGGCTGCCCCGGGAAGGCCGATGAGCCCGATCCCCGGATCGCCGCCCAGTGGGCGGCGCCGGCGCGCTGCGGGCAGCCGGCCTACGCCTGGCGGGAGGACCTCCCCCTCGGCGAGGTCCTGGAGCACCACCCCGGTGACCCCATGGGTCTCTTCGAGGAGCTCACCGCCGAGGCCCTCCAGAAGCTGATGGCCGACAGCGGACGGGATCTGGGGGTCGCGCCGGTGCACGACGTGGCCTCCTTCCGCCTGCGCTACCGGACGCAGGACCGGGGGGAGAGCACCGACGCCACCGCGATCCTGGCCCTGCCCCTCCTCTCCCGGGGCGAGCGCGCCACCTACCCCCTGATGGTCTACTTCCACGGCACCTCCGGCCTGAACGACGCCTGCGCGCCCTCGGCCGGGCTGGGGGACTACCTCGCCTCGATGGCCCTCGCCTCGACCGGCTTCGTGGTCGTCGCCCCGGACTACCTGGGCCTGCGCAGCCTGGGCGAGCCCTCGCCCGAGCTGCACGCCTACGTCACCGGAGAGCCCACGGCGATCACCAGCCTCGACTCGGTCCGGGCGGCCCGGGCCCTCCTGCCCCGGCTGGGGCTCGGGGTCGAGGCCAGCGAGCAGGTCGCCTTCTTCGGCGGGTCGCAGGGCGGGCACGCGGCCCTCTTCGCCGCCCGCTTCGCGCCCTACTACGCCCCCGACGCGGCGCCGGCGGTGGTGGTCGCCTCGGTGGCCCCCGCCGACGTCGTGGGCGAGGTGGTGCGCTCCACCGAGGAGCGCCTCTCGGCGACCTCGAACACCGCCGCCGTGCTGGCCGCGTGGGCGGACTGGTACGGGCTGGATCTCGCCGGGGTCCTCCTGCCACCCCACGACCGGGACGTGCCCGACTGGCTCCTCGCCAACTGCGGGATCGGGGGGCTCCCCGGGGGCGCCCCCCCGGCCGAGATCTTCACGCCCGCCTTCCTGGAGGCGGCCTCGGCGGGGTTCGCGGGAGAGGACGCCTGGAGCTGCGCGGTCAGGGAGAACAGCCTGCCGCACCTCTCCCTGGAGGCCCTGGAGGCCTTCCCCACCCTCTTCGTGCAGTCGGAGTCCGACGAGCTGGTCCACGTGCCGGCCGAGCGGGCAGCCTTCGACGCCCTCTGCGAGCAGGGGATGACCCTGGAGTACCTCGAGTGCGCCGGCGCGACCCACACCCAGGGCGCCCTGGACTCGGTGCCCCTCCAGCTCGAGTTCGTCCGGGCGCGCCTCGCCGGTGAGCCCTGGCCCGCCGAGCGGATCTGCCAGCGGAGCCCGGCGGTCGACTGCGGCTGA
- a CDS encoding SPFH domain-containing protein, with protein sequence MNTRKLVLFSTFLTLLGSAGCVPRSTDANEVGVRFCKIFCGEERAEIIEPGRTIFMVPVINDWYTLDISMQDFYMTRDPESGDRRRRDDLLFKTREGNNISQDVVMTWKLDFRQAERIIEEVGPDIEHIKEKYVRPIARSVIRDHFSKLNSDEYYEGQRRFEEAKNATIALRENFAPYGIIIDQVNPRAYQFEDPNYQEAINAAKEAGQDLEKYLLEKDSQVEFWKKELEKQIGASNQTIAEAGGASGSIRHAADAALEERKNEANAILAEKEAEAKAIRKLNEAMMSRGGETAVKMEYARHFNPDQITVLPCAQGSGGVTVQRLDINDLIAAETAKAATR encoded by the coding sequence ATGAACACTCGCAAGCTCGTTCTCTTCTCCACCTTCCTCACCCTGCTCGGAAGCGCCGGCTGCGTGCCGCGCTCCACCGACGCCAACGAGGTCGGCGTTCGCTTCTGCAAGATCTTCTGCGGCGAGGAGCGCGCGGAGATCATCGAGCCGGGCCGGACCATCTTCATGGTCCCGGTGATCAACGACTGGTACACGCTCGACATCTCGATGCAGGACTTCTACATGACCCGCGACCCGGAGAGCGGGGATCGCCGGCGGCGAGACGACCTGCTCTTCAAGACCCGCGAGGGCAACAACATCTCCCAGGACGTGGTGATGACCTGGAAGCTCGACTTCCGGCAGGCCGAGCGGATCATCGAGGAGGTCGGCCCTGACATCGAGCACATCAAGGAGAAGTACGTCCGGCCCATCGCCCGAAGCGTCATCCGGGACCACTTCTCGAAGCTCAACTCGGACGAGTACTACGAGGGCCAGCGGCGCTTCGAGGAGGCCAAGAACGCCACCATCGCCCTGCGCGAGAACTTCGCCCCGTACGGCATCATCATCGACCAGGTGAACCCCCGCGCCTACCAGTTCGAGGACCCGAACTACCAGGAGGCGATCAACGCCGCGAAGGAGGCGGGGCAGGACCTCGAGAAGTACCTCCTCGAGAAGGACTCGCAGGTCGAGTTCTGGAAGAAGGAGCTCGAGAAGCAGATCGGCGCCTCGAACCAGACCATCGCCGAGGCCGGCGGCGCCTCCGGCTCGATCCGCCACGCGGCGGACGCCGCCCTCGAGGAGCGGAAGAACGAGGCCAACGCCATCCTCGCGGAGAAGGAGGCCGAGGCGAAGGCCATCCGGAAGCTCAACGAGGCGATGATGAGCCGGGGCGGTGAGACCGCGGTGAAGATGGAGTACGCCCGGCACTTCAACCCGGACCAGATCACCGTGCTGCCCTGCGCCCAGGGCTCGGGCGGGGTCACGGTGCAGCGCCTGGACATCAACGATCTCATCGCCGCCGAGACGGCGAAGGCGGCCACCCGATGA
- a CDS encoding ArsA-related P-loop ATPase — MTTIAELIQEKKVVVCCGAGGVGKTTVSASLALAAARQGRRVLVVTIDPSKRLAETLGVSRNPPEPVPVSPEALREAGVEPPGQMHAWMLDPSLVTERVVRRFAPDDATAEELLRNRMYRNISGIVAGMQEYTAVEALYGFVKDDRFDLIILDTPPSRNALHFLEAPVRALGFLDGRIFTVFLPGEKNLLRRAAARLAETVLDAAFGKETRDELQIFLQGISVVLSQVKGDVKEMQSFFRTDAVSFLLVTSPAPEAIAEAHYFEDKVSRDLDMRVGGYVLNGSLAHLSGHDFPAAELLPEGAPEAAHRAIEKLKTLAREDAEAAKAHEALLADLASRARGGIARALPRLPEAVSDLGAVTLLADALVI; from the coding sequence GTGACCACGATCGCCGAGCTGATCCAGGAGAAGAAGGTGGTCGTCTGCTGCGGTGCCGGCGGGGTGGGCAAGACCACCGTCTCGGCCTCGCTCGCCCTGGCGGCCGCCCGTCAGGGGCGCCGGGTCCTGGTCGTGACCATCGACCCCTCCAAGCGGCTGGCCGAGACCCTCGGGGTGAGCCGCAACCCCCCCGAGCCGGTGCCGGTCTCCCCCGAGGCCCTGCGCGAGGCCGGGGTGGAGCCCCCGGGCCAGATGCACGCCTGGATGCTCGACCCCAGCCTGGTCACCGAGCGGGTGGTCCGGCGCTTCGCCCCGGACGACGCGACCGCCGAGGAGCTGCTGCGCAACCGGATGTACCGGAACATCAGCGGCATCGTCGCCGGGATGCAGGAGTACACCGCCGTCGAGGCCCTCTACGGCTTCGTGAAGGACGACCGCTTCGACCTGATCATCCTCGACACCCCGCCCTCCCGGAACGCCCTCCACTTCCTCGAGGCGCCGGTGCGCGCCCTGGGCTTCCTCGACGGCCGGATCTTCACCGTCTTCCTCCCGGGAGAGAAGAACCTCCTCCGCCGGGCCGCCGCCCGCCTGGCCGAGACGGTCCTCGACGCCGCCTTCGGCAAGGAGACCCGCGACGAGCTGCAGATCTTCCTCCAGGGCATCTCGGTGGTGCTCTCCCAGGTGAAGGGCGACGTGAAGGAGATGCAGTCCTTCTTCCGCACGGACGCCGTCTCCTTCCTCCTGGTGACCTCCCCCGCCCCCGAGGCGATCGCGGAGGCGCACTACTTCGAGGACAAGGTCTCGCGGGACCTCGACATGCGGGTGGGTGGCTACGTGCTCAACGGCTCCCTCGCCCACCTCTCCGGGCACGACTTCCCGGCCGCCGAGCTCCTCCCCGAGGGCGCCCCCGAGGCGGCCCACCGGGCCATCGAGAAGCTCAAGACCCTGGCCCGGGAGGACGCCGAGGCCGCCAAGGCCCACGAGGCCCTCCTGGCCGATCTGGCCTCCCGGGCCCGGGGGGGCATCGCCCGCGCCCTGCCCAGGCTCCCCGAGGCGGTCTCCGATCTGGGGGCCGTCACCCTCCTCGCCGATGCGCTGGTGATCTGA
- a CDS encoding SPFH domain-containing protein produces MSEFAEKLKSYLPGGGTGRRGRSAGLLVLIAITTVLFYRACTQYVPPHQFAVKESKYFGGIQEGVYEGGQLYFQGFGVTYHRFPKTWQVLDFNNNEYEKMLEDELEGYNNEGALVIPSSEGFRNSFEMTVIYRIKDPSIVIDKERGVGMGRLYEKHVRTKTAPALKEAFGRLQAQELYDVDKRHPPTIEAKKLLNHELNPVGIEVGEVLVRRFRYIPSYEEKISAKVLQRKLQIANEEQAKAATEAALVRKINAEGQAKVTIEVQRADKERRIILSEAELYQRQKDAEGRLLVEQAEAAGQEMVNKAYEGAGSNRIVGIEMAKKASAIKKVYMTACEDGGINPMDLGSMVQKIAQ; encoded by the coding sequence ATGTCCGAGTTCGCCGAGAAGCTCAAGAGCTACCTGCCGGGGGGCGGCACCGGCCGACGGGGCCGGAGCGCCGGTCTGCTGGTGCTCATCGCGATCACCACCGTGCTCTTCTACCGGGCCTGCACCCAGTACGTGCCGCCCCACCAGTTCGCGGTGAAGGAGTCGAAGTACTTCGGCGGCATCCAGGAGGGCGTCTACGAGGGCGGCCAGCTCTACTTCCAGGGCTTCGGCGTGACCTACCACCGCTTCCCCAAGACCTGGCAGGTCCTCGACTTCAACAACAACGAGTACGAGAAGATGCTGGAGGACGAGCTCGAGGGCTACAACAACGAGGGCGCTCTGGTGATCCCCTCCTCCGAGGGCTTCCGGAACTCCTTCGAGATGACGGTCATCTACCGGATCAAGGATCCGAGCATCGTCATCGACAAGGAGCGCGGCGTGGGCATGGGGCGCCTCTACGAGAAGCACGTGCGCACCAAGACGGCGCCGGCCCTCAAGGAGGCCTTCGGCCGCCTGCAGGCGCAGGAGCTCTACGACGTGGACAAGCGCCACCCGCCCACGATCGAGGCGAAGAAGCTGCTGAACCACGAGCTCAACCCGGTGGGCATCGAGGTCGGCGAGGTGCTGGTACGCCGCTTCCGCTACATCCCCTCCTACGAGGAGAAGATCTCGGCCAAGGTGCTGCAGCGCAAGCTGCAGATCGCCAACGAGGAGCAGGCCAAGGCCGCCACCGAGGCCGCCCTGGTCCGCAAGATCAACGCCGAGGGACAGGCCAAGGTGACCATCGAGGTGCAGCGCGCCGACAAGGAGCGCCGGATCATCCTCTCGGAGGCCGAGCTCTATCAGCGGCAGAAGGACGCCGAGGGCCGCCTCCTGGTCGAGCAGGCCGAGGCCGCGGGCCAGGAGATGGTGAACAAGGCCTACGAGGGCGCGGGCTCGAACCGCATCGTCGGCATCGAGATGGCCAAGAAGGCGTCGGCCATCAAGAAGGTCTACATGACCGCCTGCGAAGACGGCGGCATCAACCCCATGGACCTCGGCAGCATGGTCCAGAAGATCGCGCAGTGA